A genomic stretch from Vibrio algarum includes:
- a CDS encoding RNA polymerase factor sigma-54, translating to MKPSLQLKLGQQLAMTPQLQQAIRLLQLSTLDLQQEIQEALESNPLLDVDEGQEEAAASENNEKEKNDTSTEATAEVTAEPEAQDSSEVIEKSEISDDLEIDASWDDVYSANTGNTGIALDDDMPIYQGETTQSLQDYLLWQLDLTPFSETDQTIATAIIDAVDDYGYLTVSVEDILESVSSEEVELDEVEAVLKRIQQFDPLGVASRNLQECLLLQLATYPEDTPWLTETKLVLTNHIDQLGNRDYKLISKESKLKEAQLREVMQLIQQLDPRPGSSITPDETEYVIPDVSVFKDKGKWSVTINPDSVPRLKVNQQYAALGKGNSADSQFIRSNLQEAKWLIKSLESRNETLLKVSRCIVEHQQDFFEFGEEAMKPMVLNDIALAVEMHESTISRVTTQKFMHTPRGIFELKYFFSSHVSTDNGGECSSTAIRALIKKLVAAENTAKPLSDSKIAALLADQGIQVARRTIAKYRESLGIAPSSQRKRLL from the coding sequence ATGAAACCATCATTACAACTCAAACTTGGCCAACAGCTTGCTATGACACCTCAGTTACAGCAAGCAATTCGCTTGTTGCAACTGTCGACTCTAGACCTTCAACAAGAGATTCAAGAGGCATTAGAATCAAACCCTTTACTCGATGTCGATGAAGGCCAAGAAGAAGCCGCGGCTTCTGAAAACAATGAAAAAGAAAAAAACGATACCTCAACGGAGGCTACTGCTGAAGTAACCGCAGAACCAGAGGCGCAAGACAGCTCTGAAGTAATTGAAAAGTCAGAAATTTCTGACGACTTAGAAATTGATGCATCATGGGATGATGTTTACAGTGCCAATACAGGAAATACCGGCATTGCCCTTGATGACGATATGCCTATTTATCAAGGAGAAACCACTCAGAGCCTTCAAGATTATCTTCTATGGCAACTCGACTTAACTCCCTTTTCAGAGACAGACCAAACCATTGCAACGGCAATAATTGATGCGGTTGATGATTATGGTTATCTAACAGTATCTGTTGAGGATATTCTTGAAAGCGTTAGTAGTGAAGAAGTTGAATTGGATGAGGTTGAAGCCGTCTTAAAACGAATCCAACAATTCGACCCGTTAGGTGTGGCCTCTCGAAACCTTCAAGAATGTTTACTCCTTCAGCTTGCTACTTATCCCGAAGATACTCCTTGGTTAACAGAAACAAAGCTTGTGTTAACTAATCATATCGATCAGCTAGGTAACCGCGATTACAAACTAATTTCTAAAGAGAGTAAGCTAAAAGAAGCCCAACTCCGCGAAGTGATGCAGTTAATTCAACAGCTTGATCCTCGACCGGGCAGCTCTATAACACCAGATGAAACAGAATATGTCATCCCAGACGTCTCTGTGTTTAAAGATAAAGGAAAATGGTCAGTTACGATAAATCCAGACAGCGTACCAAGGTTGAAAGTAAATCAACAATACGCGGCATTAGGTAAAGGCAACAGTGCTGATAGTCAATTTATTCGTAGCAACCTACAAGAAGCAAAATGGCTAATAAAAAGTTTAGAAAGTCGTAATGAAACTCTATTAAAAGTATCTCGCTGCATTGTTGAGCATCAACAAGACTTCTTCGAATTTGGAGAAGAGGCCATGAAGCCAATGGTTCTAAATGACATAGCCTTAGCGGTCGAAATGCATGAGTCCACTATTTCTAGGGTAACCACGCAGAAATTTATGCATACACCTAGAGGTATTTTCGAACTTAAATATTTTTTCTCAAGCCATGTAAGTACTGATAATGGTGGAGAATGTTCATCAACGGCAATTCGAGCATTAATTAAGAAGTTGGTCGCGGCAGAAAATACAGCCAAACCATTAAGTGATAGCAAGATTGCCGCACTGTTAGCTGATCAAGGGATTCAGGTCGCAAGACGGACCATTGCAAAATACCGTGAGTCTTTAGGTATTGCTCCTTCGAGTCAGCGCAAACGCCTACTGTAG
- the lptB gene encoding LPS export ABC transporter ATP-binding protein: protein MAILKAEHLAKSYKNRKVVADVSLTVESGQIVGLLGPNGAGKTTSFYMIVGLVARDEGRIMIDDNDISILPMHSRSRMGIGYLPQEASIFRKLSVEDNIMAVLETRKELSREDRQDKMEDLLDEFNIQHIRKNTGMSLSGGERRRVEIARALAANPEFILLDEPFAGVDPISVIDIKKIIEHLRDRGLGVLITDHNVRETLDVCERAYIVSQGHLIAEGTPDQVLNNEQVKQVYLGEQFRL, encoded by the coding sequence ATGGCAATATTAAAAGCAGAGCACTTAGCTAAAAGCTATAAAAATAGAAAAGTCGTTGCCGATGTTAGCTTAACGGTCGAATCAGGGCAGATAGTTGGGCTGCTTGGCCCAAACGGTGCCGGTAAAACCACTTCTTTTTATATGATTGTCGGCCTTGTCGCACGCGATGAAGGCAGGATCATGATTGACGATAACGATATAAGTATTCTTCCAATGCATAGTCGTTCCCGTATGGGGATTGGCTATTTGCCTCAAGAGGCATCCATATTTCGAAAGTTATCCGTTGAAGACAACATAATGGCCGTTCTAGAAACACGGAAAGAACTAAGCAGAGAAGACAGACAAGATAAAATGGAAGACTTGTTGGATGAATTCAACATTCAACATATCAGAAAAAACACAGGTATGTCTCTATCAGGCGGAGAACGTCGACGCGTCGAGATAGCAAGAGCCTTAGCTGCAAACCCAGAGTTCATATTACTGGATGAACCATTTGCAGGTGTCGATCCTATCTCTGTCATCGACATAAAAAAAATTATTGAACATTTAAGAGACCGAGGGTTAGGTGTACTTATAACTGACCACAACGTCCGCGAAACACTTGATGTATGTGAAAGAGCCTACATTGTTAGTCAAGGTCACCTCATAGCCGAAGGGACACCAGATCAAGTTCTTAACAATGAACAGGTAAAACAGGTTTATCTCGGTGAACAATTCCGTCTATGA
- the lptA gene encoding lipopolysaccharide transport periplasmic protein LptA, which yields MKLLHLSLIACLLATGSAYALKSDSEQPVYIDSDTQNLDMKSNTVTFTGDVKLKQGSININADKLIVIRNPEDGSLREIEGYGAPATFSQLTDDGKTLNGQAKELYYDVSDDQLTMIADAVLSQDESTIKGNKITYKITSQKLTADSGAGERVKTVLQPAQASKP from the coding sequence ATGAAACTTTTACACCTTAGCCTTATAGCTTGTCTACTCGCGACAGGCAGCGCTTATGCACTTAAGTCTGACTCTGAACAACCAGTATATATAGATTCTGACACTCAAAATCTAGATATGAAAAGTAACACCGTTACTTTTACGGGTGATGTAAAACTTAAGCAAGGGAGCATAAATATCAATGCCGATAAACTTATCGTCATTAGAAACCCTGAAGACGGCTCACTAAGAGAAATCGAAGGTTACGGTGCACCAGCCACATTTTCTCAATTAACGGATGATGGCAAAACATTAAACGGACAAGCTAAAGAGCTTTACTATGACGTAAGTGATGACCAACTGACGATGATCGCTGATGCTGTGCTGTCTCAAGATGAAAGCACCATCAAAGGGAATAAAATCACCTACAAAATAACCTCACAAAAACTTACCGCAGATAGCGGTGCAGGTGAACGCGTCAAAACCGTTCTTCAACCAGCGCAAGCAAGCAAACCATAA
- the lptC gene encoding LPS export ABC transporter periplasmic protein LptC, which yields MSISRLLYTILILVAGYSAYYLFGVKDVEVIQISPNLELPALSGRDVDNASYNDYGVRSYRITSAYLDHYAVSGDTKFEYPVLYIYKDGELKEWEITADRGTLDKNHVLTLYDNVLAKNLLPDAGFDTMATDSLSIHLDNRDFWADNPVLLVGPTFENKGQAMKGNFGQNVATLLNHVQGRYETFTP from the coding sequence ATGAGCATTTCTCGCCTTTTGTATACCATCTTGATATTAGTAGCCGGCTATTCCGCCTACTATTTATTTGGTGTAAAAGACGTAGAAGTAATCCAGATTAGTCCAAACCTTGAACTGCCGGCTCTCAGCGGCCGAGATGTCGACAACGCAAGTTATAACGATTATGGTGTTAGAAGTTATCGAATTACCTCGGCTTATTTAGATCACTATGCAGTCAGCGGTGACACAAAATTCGAATACCCTGTCCTTTATATTTATAAGGATGGTGAACTTAAAGAGTGGGAAATCACAGCAGATCGTGGCACTTTAGATAAAAATCACGTCTTAACTCTGTATGATAACGTGCTCGCAAAAAACTTATTACCTGATGCTGGTTTTGATACCATGGCAACAGACAGCCTCTCTATTCATTTGGATAATAGAGATTTTTGGGCAGACAATCCGGTATTGTTGGTCGGCCCAACATTTGAAAACAAAGGGCAAGCGATGAAAGGTAATTTTGGCCAAAACGTCGCTACGCTGCTTAATCATGTACAAGGTAGATATGAAACTTTTACACCTTAG
- the kdsC gene encoding 3-deoxy-manno-octulosonate-8-phosphatase KdsC: MSSQNNLVTTLYGSVSKEIFDIAKEIKLLICDVDGVFSDGLIYMGNQGEEIKTFHTRDGYGVKSLMNAGIEIAIITGRKSQIVQNRMEALGIKLIYQGQDDKVKAYQDICSKLSISPEFTGYIGDDLIDWPVMEKVALKVCVADGHPLLAKRANYVTHIKGGYGAVREVCDLILEAKNELDAHKGLSI, translated from the coding sequence ATTTCATCTCAAAACAATCTTGTTACTACCTTGTATGGCTCCGTTTCAAAAGAGATTTTCGACATTGCAAAGGAAATTAAATTACTCATCTGCGATGTTGACGGCGTTTTTTCAGACGGCCTAATTTACATGGGCAACCAAGGTGAAGAAATAAAAACGTTTCATACTCGTGATGGGTATGGCGTAAAATCGCTCATGAATGCTGGAATCGAAATTGCGATTATTACTGGCCGAAAATCACAAATTGTTCAAAACAGAATGGAAGCGCTAGGCATAAAGCTCATCTATCAGGGACAAGATGACAAAGTCAAGGCATACCAAGACATCTGTTCTAAACTAAGTATCTCACCAGAATTTACTGGGTACATTGGAGATGACCTTATCGATTGGCCTGTTATGGAAAAAGTCGCATTGAAGGTTTGTGTTGCAGACGGACACCCATTGCTTGCGAAACGAGCTAACTATGTAACCCATATAAAAGGCGGTTATGGCGCAGTGAGAGAGGTGTGTGACCTAATATTAGAAGCTAAAAATGAGTTAGATGCACATAAAGGTCTGAGCATATGA
- the kdsD gene encoding arabinose-5-phosphate isomerase KdsD gives MSTFDYKSSAIKVLDTEIAGLKQLVQYFNDDFCSACDLILNNKGKVVVMGMGKSGHIGNKIAATLASTGTSAFFVHPGEASHGDLGMIEPTDIVIAISNSGESSEILSLFPVLKRLNIKLISMTGKPQSTMAKLSDIHLQITVPEEACPLGQAPTSSTTATLVMGDALAVSLLRARGFTSEDFALSHPGGALGRKLLLKLKDIMRTGENLPKVTETALIRDALIEISQKGLGMTAIVDQYDKVLGIFTDGDLRRLLDEQVDVYSTQIGDVMTKSPTMAVPNMLAVEGVNMMQEKRITSLLLCEDEKLVGALNMHDLLKAGVM, from the coding sequence ATGTCCACGTTCGACTATAAAAGTTCAGCCATTAAGGTCTTAGATACTGAAATTGCAGGGCTCAAACAGTTAGTTCAATACTTTAATGATGACTTCTGTTCAGCATGTGACTTAATCCTTAATAATAAAGGGAAAGTTGTTGTAATGGGCATGGGTAAGTCAGGGCATATTGGTAACAAAATAGCGGCGACATTAGCAAGTACAGGAACTTCAGCATTTTTTGTTCATCCCGGGGAAGCCTCACATGGCGACCTTGGAATGATAGAACCAACAGATATTGTCATTGCTATCTCCAACTCTGGTGAGTCTTCCGAGATACTCTCTCTATTTCCTGTTCTGAAACGATTGAACATAAAGCTCATCAGCATGACTGGAAAACCACAGTCTACAATGGCGAAACTATCCGACATCCATCTGCAGATCACCGTTCCAGAAGAAGCGTGTCCTCTAGGTCAAGCACCAACAAGCAGCACAACCGCAACACTCGTTATGGGTGATGCTTTAGCCGTATCTTTATTACGTGCTCGCGGTTTTACGTCTGAAGACTTCGCGCTCTCTCATCCTGGTGGTGCATTGGGAAGAAAACTGCTTCTCAAACTAAAAGACATCATGCGCACAGGCGAAAACCTCCCTAAAGTGACAGAAACAGCCTTAATTCGAGATGCTTTAATAGAAATATCTCAAAAAGGGCTAGGCATGACTGCTATTGTTGATCAATACGACAAAGTACTTGGCATATTTACAGATGGTGATTTAAGACGGTTGTTAGATGAACAAGTAGATGTTTACTCCACGCAAATTGGTGATGTGATGACCAAAAGCCCTACAATGGCCGTTCCGAACATGCTCGCTGTTGAAGGGGTAAATATGATGCAAGAGAAAAGAATTACCAGCTTATTGTTGTGTGAAGACGAAAAATTAGTAGGCGCTCTCAATATGCATGATCTTTTAAAAGCAGGAGTAATGTAG
- a CDS encoding calcium/sodium antiporter: MLEAVTFLIVGLIFLVWSADKLVFGAAALAKNIGISPLVIGMTILAMGSSAPEMMVSATASLAGKSDTAVGNVLGSNIANIALILGITALIKPLSISSGVIRRELPLMIVVTLLAGVLLWDSHLGYYEGVTLFVLFAAFIIAMMRISHKEKKNGDSFIEDQESEIPDGVSNWKAGMWVVIGLIVLPLAADTLVDNAVVIAKFFGMSDLIIGLTIIAIGTSLPELAASLAGVLKGEDDMAVGNIIGSNVFNILAVMGIPGILNPSMLSEHAMARDFWVMLGVSLLLVLFALGKSRSINRIEGGILFACFVGYQVYLFANMSA, translated from the coding sequence ATGCTTGAAGCAGTTACTTTTCTAATAGTGGGTTTAATATTTTTAGTCTGGAGTGCCGATAAATTAGTTTTCGGTGCAGCAGCTCTGGCTAAAAACATCGGTATATCACCACTTGTCATTGGAATGACCATCTTAGCTATGGGCTCTTCAGCGCCAGAAATGATGGTTTCTGCGACAGCCTCACTAGCAGGAAAATCTGATACCGCTGTAGGTAATGTGCTGGGCTCAAACATTGCCAATATCGCGTTGATATTAGGCATAACTGCACTAATCAAACCACTTTCAATCAGTTCTGGCGTCATTCGTCGTGAACTTCCTCTCATGATTGTAGTCACTTTATTAGCAGGTGTTCTTCTTTGGGATAGCCACTTAGGCTATTACGAAGGTGTCACCTTGTTCGTGCTTTTTGCTGCGTTCATCATTGCAATGATGCGAATCAGCCACAAAGAAAAGAAAAATGGTGATTCATTTATTGAAGATCAAGAGTCCGAAATACCTGATGGTGTCAGCAATTGGAAAGCTGGCATGTGGGTTGTTATCGGCCTAATTGTACTTCCTCTTGCCGCCGACACATTGGTGGATAACGCTGTCGTTATAGCAAAGTTTTTCGGTATGAGCGATCTAATTATCGGTCTAACTATCATTGCAATAGGCACTAGCCTACCGGAATTAGCGGCTTCACTTGCGGGAGTATTAAAAGGTGAAGATGATATGGCTGTAGGGAATATTATTGGCTCAAATGTCTTTAATATTTTAGCGGTAATGGGCATTCCAGGCATCCTCAATCCATCCATGTTAAGTGAACATGCTATGGCACGAGATTTTTGGGTTATGCTTGGGGTTTCTTTGCTATTAGTACTTTTTGCCTTAGGAAAATCACGGAGCATCAACCGTATAGAGGGTGGTATCTTGTTTGCCTGCTTTGTCGGTTACCAAGTTTACCTCTTTGCGAATATGAGCGCATAA
- the mlaE gene encoding lipid asymmetry maintenance ABC transporter permease subunit MlaE: protein MFNPLLSYLENLGINAINRCRSFGRATLMLVGAIFNRPHPIKNFPLLIKQLYSIGVQSLAIIIVSGLFIGMVLSLQGFVVLIDYGAEGSLGQMVTLSLLRELGPVVTALLFAGRAGSALTAEIGLMKATEQISSLEMMAVDPLKRVIAPRFWAGLISMPLLAMIFITVGIWGGQIVGVDWKGVDHGSFWSAIQSSVQLGRDVGNSFIKCTVFAITVTWIALFNGYDAIPTSEGISKATTRTVVHSSLAVLGLDFVLTALMFGN, encoded by the coding sequence ATGTTTAACCCTTTACTTAGCTATTTAGAAAATTTGGGTATAAATGCGATAAATAGATGCCGTTCTTTTGGACGAGCGACATTAATGCTGGTGGGCGCTATATTTAATAGGCCGCACCCAATAAAAAATTTCCCATTATTGATAAAACAACTCTATAGCATTGGTGTCCAATCTCTCGCTATCATTATTGTATCAGGCTTGTTTATTGGTATGGTATTGAGCCTTCAAGGCTTTGTTGTCTTAATTGATTACGGTGCGGAAGGTAGCTTAGGACAAATGGTGACGCTTTCGCTTCTAAGAGAATTAGGACCAGTAGTGACTGCGCTATTATTTGCCGGTAGAGCGGGATCGGCCCTTACGGCAGAAATTGGATTAATGAAGGCAACAGAGCAAATTTCCAGCCTAGAAATGATGGCCGTAGACCCACTAAAAAGAGTCATTGCACCTAGATTTTGGGCCGGGCTAATTTCCATGCCTTTACTTGCCATGATTTTTATAACGGTTGGTATCTGGGGCGGGCAAATAGTTGGTGTTGATTGGAAAGGTGTTGATCATGGTAGTTTTTGGTCTGCTATTCAATCATCCGTTCAACTAGGACGCGATGTCGGCAACAGTTTTATAAAGTGTACGGTGTTTGCAATTACCGTTACTTGGATTGCTTTATTTAATGGTTATGATGCGATACCAACTTCGGAAGGTATAAGTAAAGCAACAACACGCACGGTAGTGCACTCTTCTTTAGCCGTGTTAGGACTGGATTTTGTCTTAACAGCTTTGATGTTCGGGAACTGA
- the mlaD gene encoding outer membrane lipid asymmetry maintenance protein MlaD yields MQQTRKLELWVGAFVLAGVIAILIMVFKVANVTGLSSGNAYKLQAYFDNIGSLKVRSPVKIGGVVVGRVSAIDLDKDSFTPVVTLSIDEQYGQFPETSSAEILTSGLIGEQYIGLIPGFVDEDIEMLGNGDFIEDTKSALVLEDLIGQVLYSVNGSDEE; encoded by the coding sequence ATGCAACAAACACGTAAATTGGAATTATGGGTCGGTGCTTTCGTATTAGCTGGTGTGATCGCTATTTTAATCATGGTATTTAAAGTCGCGAACGTTACAGGACTGAGCTCTGGAAATGCTTATAAACTGCAAGCTTACTTCGATAATATTGGTAGCCTGAAAGTACGATCACCAGTAAAAATTGGTGGAGTAGTTGTAGGTAGAGTGAGTGCGATTGATCTAGATAAAGACAGTTTTACACCTGTGGTTACTTTATCTATCGATGAACAATATGGGCAATTTCCTGAAACTTCAAGCGCAGAGATATTAACCTCAGGTTTAATCGGTGAGCAATACATTGGCCTTATTCCTGGTTTTGTAGATGAAGATATCGAGATGCTTGGAAATGGTGATTTTATTGAAGATACGAAATCAGCATTAGTATTGGAAGACTTAATCGGACAAGTACTATATAGCGTAAACGGTTCTGATGAGGAGTAA
- a CDS encoding ABC transporter substrate-binding protein, with amino-acid sequence MNWIKKIAQVAILTVAISSTGYAQDIDRTQPYEMTKVVSQKLFDRLKLENESIRENPERLKVVVEEELMPYVDYRYSALKVLGKYLKQEKNKDNVREFVEAFRHYLVTSYAQVLTLYSDQSVRFEPKTKLDVTKRNYSVKLDVVDAPRPDIKVEFKLRVNKKTGEWLAFDMVAEGVSLLSSKQSEWGPKIRKEGIPSVTEELAELSSRPIRFEGEAN; translated from the coding sequence ATGAATTGGATAAAGAAAATTGCTCAAGTCGCTATCTTAACGGTAGCAATATCAAGCACAGGTTACGCGCAAGATATCGATAGAACCCAACCATATGAGATGACTAAAGTGGTCTCTCAAAAGTTATTTGATCGACTAAAATTGGAAAATGAAAGTATTCGCGAGAACCCTGAACGACTAAAGGTTGTCGTTGAAGAAGAGCTGATGCCTTATGTCGATTATCGTTATTCTGCATTGAAAGTGCTGGGCAAGTATCTTAAGCAAGAGAAAAATAAAGACAATGTAAGAGAGTTTGTTGAGGCCTTTCGTCATTATCTAGTTACTTCGTATGCGCAGGTGTTAACTCTATACTCTGATCAAAGCGTTCGGTTTGAACCCAAAACAAAGTTAGACGTTACCAAAAGAAACTATAGCGTTAAGCTTGATGTGGTTGATGCTCCTCGACCGGATATAAAGGTTGAGTTTAAGTTGCGAGTAAACAAGAAAACAGGTGAATGGTTGGCTTTTGATATGGTCGCAGAAGGTGTTAGCCTTCTATCCAGCAAACAGTCTGAATGGGGCCCTAAAATTAGAAAAGAAGGCATTCCATCTGTTACTGAAGAATTAGCAGAGTTATCTAGTCGGCCGATCCGATTTGAAGGAGAGGCAAATTGA
- a CDS encoding STAS domain-containing protein: protein MSECQWLKKASGYELSGELTRDTVPALWATIQDWEPTSSECEVSLEETHRVDSAGMAMLIHLIQHAKNSNCHIMLSFVPEQLRTLFQLSNIETMLVNHIKK, encoded by the coding sequence TTGAGTGAGTGTCAGTGGTTAAAAAAAGCCAGTGGCTATGAACTTTCAGGTGAACTTACCCGGGATACTGTGCCTGCCCTTTGGGCCACTATTCAAGATTGGGAACCGACCAGTTCAGAATGTGAAGTCTCACTGGAAGAGACTCATCGAGTCGATTCTGCGGGTATGGCTATGTTAATTCATCTAATTCAGCATGCAAAAAATTCAAACTGTCATATAATGCTCAGCTTCGTGCCTGAGCAGTTACGAACATTATTCCAATTGAGCAACATAGAAACCATGTTGGTTAATCATATAAAAAAATAG
- the ibaG gene encoding BolA family iron metabolism protein IbaG: protein MYRGKYRRKKILEESLEIQEIHVKGDGSQFEVIAIDACFETLSRVKKQQLIYSPLMEYIQRNDIHAVTIKAFTPEEWERDKKLMSL, encoded by the coding sequence ATCTATCGTGGAAAGTACAGACGTAAAAAAATTCTAGAAGAATCTCTTGAAATTCAAGAGATTCATGTAAAAGGTGACGGAAGTCAATTTGAAGTAATTGCTATTGACGCATGTTTCGAAACATTGAGTCGAGTTAAAAAACAACAATTAATTTACTCTCCTCTGATGGAATACATTCAACGAAATGATATTCATGCTGTTACTATTAAAGCGTTTACCCCAGAAGAATGGGAACGCGATAAGAAATTGATGTCGTTATAA
- the murA gene encoding UDP-N-acetylglucosamine 1-carboxyvinyltransferase, translating to MEKFRVTGSDTALSGEVEIGGAKNAALPILFAAILAEEPVEVSNVPKLKDIDTTMELLTRLGAKVSRNGSVHVDSSTINEYCAPYDLVKTMRASIWALGPLVARFGKGQVSLPGGCAIGARPVDLHIHGLEQLGATITLDEGYVKAEVDGRLKGAHIVMDKVSVGATITIMCAAALAEGTTVLDNAAREPEIEDTANFLNTLGAKISGAGGDTITIEGVERLGGGKHSVLPDRIETGTFLVAAAVSGGKIVCQKTQSSLLEAVLAKLEEAGAKIETGDDWISLDMTGRELKAVSIRTAPHPGFPTDMQAQFTLLNMMAQGGGVITETIFENRFMHVPELQRMGAKAEVEGNTVICGDVEELSAAQVMATDLRASASLVIAGCIAKGETIVDRIYHIDRGYEKIENKLNKLGAQIERFSESS from the coding sequence ATGGAAAAGTTTAGAGTTACGGGCTCCGATACCGCTCTTAGTGGTGAAGTCGAAATCGGCGGAGCAAAAAACGCAGCCTTACCAATTTTATTTGCAGCAATTTTGGCTGAAGAACCTGTAGAAGTATCTAATGTGCCTAAATTGAAGGACATTGATACCACAATGGAACTGCTTACACGTCTTGGTGCGAAAGTGAGTCGTAATGGATCTGTTCATGTTGATAGTAGTACTATCAATGAATATTGCGCGCCCTATGATCTTGTAAAAACAATGCGCGCTTCTATTTGGGCTTTAGGGCCTTTAGTCGCACGTTTTGGTAAAGGGCAAGTGTCCCTTCCTGGAGGATGCGCAATAGGTGCTCGACCGGTTGACCTGCATATTCATGGTCTTGAGCAATTAGGTGCGACTATCACTCTTGACGAGGGCTATGTTAAAGCTGAAGTCGATGGACGATTGAAAGGCGCGCATATTGTTATGGATAAGGTCAGTGTCGGGGCGACAATCACGATAATGTGTGCGGCAGCGCTTGCTGAAGGAACGACAGTTCTAGATAACGCAGCAAGAGAGCCTGAAATTGAAGATACAGCTAACTTCCTAAACACATTAGGTGCCAAAATCTCTGGTGCTGGTGGCGATACTATTACAATTGAAGGTGTTGAGCGTTTAGGTGGTGGTAAACATTCCGTATTACCTGACCGTATTGAGACGGGAACATTTCTGGTCGCGGCAGCGGTATCTGGTGGTAAAATAGTCTGTCAAAAAACACAATCATCTCTGCTTGAAGCCGTTTTAGCTAAGCTAGAAGAAGCCGGCGCAAAGATCGAAACCGGTGATGATTGGATTAGTCTTGATATGACGGGTCGAGAACTAAAAGCAGTATCAATCAGAACTGCCCCTCATCCTGGTTTTCCTACGGATATGCAGGCTCAATTTACATTATTGAATATGATGGCTCAAGGTGGTGGTGTTATCACTGAAACTATCTTTGAAAATCGTTTTATGCATGTACCTGAATTACAACGTATGGGAGCAAAAGCGGAAGTCGAGGGTAATACTGTCATTTGTGGTGATGTAGAAGAACTGAGCGCTGCTCAAGTAATGGCAACTGATCTTCGTGCCTCTGCAAGTTTGGTTATCGCTGGTTGTATTGCGAAAGGTGAAACTATTGTAGACCGTATTTATCATATAGATCGTGGATATGAAAAAATAGAGAACAAGCTGAATAAGCTTGGTGCTCAAATAGAGCGATTTAGTGAATCTAGCTAA
- a CDS encoding 1-acylglycerol-3-phosphate O-acyltransferase: MVALLRVIAVMIFAVFMFVFGCGYSLLTPRNPKLVYIIGGKFCKMASVFGFKLELRFPEDAYERGQHMYVANHQNNWDLFTVSAAVTPKVVTVGKKSLVWIPLFGQLYWITGNILIDRFNRSKAKGTIDQVVDRMKSSDVSVWMFPEGTRSRGRGMLPFKTGAFHAAIGAGLPIIPIVCSTTQDKIKFNRWNNGHVIVEMLPPISTENYSKENVRELANLVREQMKAKLEELDQEVERLNNQK; encoded by the coding sequence ATGGTTGCATTATTACGTGTTATTGCAGTGATGATTTTTGCAGTATTCATGTTTGTATTTGGCTGTGGGTATAGCCTACTTACTCCCCGTAACCCTAAACTGGTTTACATCATTGGTGGTAAGTTTTGCAAGATGGCAAGTGTCTTCGGATTTAAATTGGAATTAAGGTTTCCAGAAGATGCTTACGAAAGAGGCCAACATATGTATGTGGCTAATCATCAGAATAACTGGGATTTATTTACAGTTTCCGCAGCAGTTACGCCCAAAGTAGTAACAGTAGGTAAAAAAAGTCTGGTTTGGATACCATTGTTTGGTCAGCTTTATTGGATTACTGGCAATATACTTATTGATCGTTTTAACCGTTCAAAAGCAAAAGGCACAATTGATCAAGTCGTGGATCGAATGAAATCTAGCGATGTGTCCGTTTGGATGTTTCCAGAGGGCACACGCTCTCGTGGTCGCGGAATGCTACCATTTAAAACAGGTGCATTTCATGCAGCTATAGGGGCTGGTTTACCTATTATTCCAATAGTTTGTAGTACAACCCAAGACAAAATAAAATTTAATCGTTGGAATAATGGCCACGTTATAGTGGAAATGCTTCCACCGATAAGTACTGAAAATTATTCTAAAGAGAATGTACGTGAACTAGCAAACTTAGTGCGCGAACAAATGAAAGCGAAGCTAGAAGAGTTAGACCAAGAAGTAGAACGTTTAAACAATCAAAAATAA